TAgcggatatttataattttttaaaaataaaaaaatattcatatttatatcaaatttcaggagaaaagattgttgtaatttactataattataaactcaACAAGTTAGTTGAGGAAGTTGGGCAGATGGGGTTGGTTGTGGATTAATTACACAATATTCCAGCCAGGACTACTACAAGTAATTGATTAAAAACTGCACTTTATCTACAAATATCATCATGCGTTAATGAAACATCAAATAACACAAAAACCAGGTTAGGACAAGAGAGAAGGGACTGCACAGGCCGGTCTGAGACGGCCTCATCAATCAGCCGGCTAACACTCCTGCCATTTGCCAGCACACAACACCCTGCCAACCCTCATTTTTTCACCCCTTCTCCTTTATAACCCCCTCTATTTGTAGACTTAGTCATATTTTTCCACCAATAATATCAATAACCCTATTTTTTAATCGTTTATCCATCGAGGTTTCTAATCTCATGGCGCCCAAGTTATCACCGGAGACCTCCAAGAACAGCTCAAACGTCAATCCCGTGAATAATCCTGGGATGAAAGCAAAACGTACTAGGAAAACCATCCCTCGAGACTCTCCACCTCAACGTAGTTCAATCTATCGCGGGGTTACAAGGTCTAGTTCAGAAATGTCGATAATGCTAATATTTGGTTACGTTTGTATGTCGTATTTTCTTAAAGGTTGTCCGGATTTATATTGGTTTAGGCATCGATGGACGGGGAGGTATGAAGCGCATTTGTGGGACAAGAATTGCTGGAATGAGGCACAAAACAAGAAAGGCAGACAAGGTAGTATTCATGTGTACTTCAATGTACTTGTTCTTTTTCATTAATGTTTTAGTACCCATGTAATAAGTAGGTActgattttatttcttcatgcTGATTTCTTGGTGGGATTATGATTCCGTGGAAAATGCAGTCTATCTTGGTACGTAAATAACAATCGTTTCTTCCTTCCGTTGATGTATAGAAACATCGGTTTTTGCAAAGAAACTCATTACTAATGATTGAATTTTGTGTTCCGGTCCTGATCAGGTGCTTATGATGACGAAGAAGCAGCCGCGCATGCCTATGACTTGGCTGCACTTAAATATTGGGGTCAAGACACTATTCTCAACTTTCCGGTACTTGACTTTATTACATCGTCGTCACAACATTGTTTAAGTTGAATAATCATACAACCTGTGCGTGAACATAGGAAATGTTAATAATGAAACATAGTCTTGGGGGTTGATTCCTATGTTTCACATACAATTGTAGTTATCAACATATCAGAAGGAGCTGACAGAAATGGAGGGACAATCCAGAGAAGAATACATTGGATCATTAAGAAGGCAAGTGTTTGATCAAtgggaattttctttttaaaagtattattttgtcgaagaaaatgtaatttattttgataaaattacatttttggtcctgtaactaTAGGTCGTCAGAACTTTTATTCTGGTAACTTCATTTATacatttagtcatttttttaatgaatttagcgTGAACATATCTCATATTTAGTCGTGAACATATCTCATaagttacagaactaaaaaaagaaatgctaCCACCTATAGTTATACgacgaaaaatataattgtagcttttttattttattctcaaaATGTTGATCAAGGCGAGTCTTCTATTGAAATTACAGGAAAAGTAGTGGTTTTTCGCGAGGAGTGTCAAAATATAGAGGAGTTGCAAGGTAAATAcgctttcttttttgtttttattttctttttaattattctttttcttacagttgttataatttaatgtgGACAAGCTAAAATCCAGTGATTATGCCAATAAATGAGACAAGATGGTCTTGTTATGGTTAAACCTCCAACAACCTAATGGCTTAAGAATTTAAGTGCATTTACAAAGTCAATGAATTTGGTTCAGATACAAAATAACACTtagattattttatgtaaaaatttgaattttttgtcaaCTTTCAGACATCACCACAATGGAAGATGGGAAGCCCGAATTGGAAGAGTTTTTGGAAATAAGTACCTGTATCTTGGGACTTACGGTAAGTATCAAAGAAATGTCCAGAATCCAACAATTTGACTAACTCCCATGTTTGGTAAACGTCTTTGCGGACAGCTTAGTTTGATCTTACCATCTAGCTAGTTAGGCAAGCAAGTTCAACAACTTTGCATGTTCCCTTTTGTACATCTTTCTTGTACTAAATAGTTGAACTGAAATCTTGCAGCTACACAGGAAGAGGCCGCCATTGCATACGACATGGCGGCTATAGAATATCGTGGGCTCAATGCTGTCACAAATTTCGATCTCAGTCGTTACATTAAGTGGCTAAGACCTAATTACAGCAACCCTAACAAGACAAATATTGATGTGGAGATGAACTCGGCTCCTAGTTCGACCAATGACTCAGGCAGCTCAGCCTCCATTCACCGCCTCCAACCACCATCAGAGACCAGCAACGCCACCTTATCTCAGCCACGGCCGGCTACTGCTACCTCAGCCCTAGGCCTTCTGCTGCAATCATCCAAGTTTAAGGAAATGATGGAGATGACGTTGGC
The window above is part of the Sesamum indicum cultivar Zhongzhi No. 13 linkage group LG2, S_indicum_v1.0, whole genome shotgun sequence genome. Proteins encoded here:
- the LOC105155867 gene encoding AP2-like ethylene-responsive transcription factor At1g16060 produces the protein MAPKLSPETSKNSSNVNPVNNPGMKAKRTRKTIPRDSPPQRSSIYRGVTRHRWTGRYEAHLWDKNCWNEAQNKKGRQVYLGAYDDEEAAAHAYDLAALKYWGQDTILNFPLSTYQKELTEMEGQSREEYIGSLRRKSSGFSRGVSKYRGVARHHHNGRWEARIGRVFGNKYLYLGTYATQEEAAIAYDMAAIEYRGLNAVTNFDLSRYIKWLRPNYSNPNKTNIDVEMNSAPSSTNDSGSSASIHRLQPPSETSNATLSQPRPATATSALGLLLQSSKFKEMMEMTLAAECPSTPQESDPPQSSIPEDIKTYFESNEFCAYNVDQGDDIFGELNSFMQPMVQFDSMLNGEDLVL